The following are from one region of the Longimicrobium sp. genome:
- a CDS encoding NYN domain-containing protein has translation MGQTAIFVDGGYFDRVSRDCGSPRIDFGKLASELSKPDDLLRTYYYHCLPYMSPVPTPEEEERYAGKQRFFSALNRLNRFEVREGKLEYRGTDRESNRPIFEQKRVDIYLGVDLIMLATKQRIHRAILVTGDSDFLPAIRAAKNEGVLIHLYHGSGPQQPHRDLWEEADDRTVITPELLQKFLLSERQPVVNEENFGNYQTPVARTRSYGGASHSQQQQQSSYADRYAGGRGWPEGLPVVDDEEES, from the coding sequence ATGGGTCAGACCGCGATCTTCGTGGACGGCGGGTACTTCGACCGCGTGTCCCGCGACTGTGGGTCCCCGCGCATCGACTTCGGGAAGCTGGCGAGCGAGCTCTCGAAGCCCGACGACCTGCTGCGCACGTACTACTATCACTGCCTCCCCTACATGAGCCCGGTGCCCACGCCGGAGGAGGAGGAGCGCTACGCCGGGAAGCAGCGCTTCTTCAGCGCGCTCAACCGCCTGAACCGCTTCGAGGTGCGCGAGGGGAAGCTGGAGTACCGCGGGACCGACCGCGAGAGCAACCGGCCGATCTTCGAGCAGAAGCGGGTGGACATCTACCTGGGCGTCGACCTGATCATGCTGGCCACCAAGCAGCGCATCCACCGCGCCATCCTGGTCACCGGCGACAGCGACTTCCTCCCCGCCATCCGCGCGGCCAAGAACGAGGGGGTGCTGATCCACCTGTACCACGGCAGCGGCCCCCAGCAGCCGCACCGCGACCTGTGGGAGGAGGCCGACGACCGCACGGTGATCACGCCCGAGCTGCTGCAGAAGTTCCTGCTCTCCGAGCGGCAGCCGGTGGTCAACGAGGAGAACTTCGGCAACTACCAGACTCCGGTGGCGCGGACGCGCAGCTACGGCGGCGCCTCGCACTCGCAGCAGCAGCAGCAGTCGTCGTACGCCGACCGCTACGCCGGCGGGCGCGGCTGGCCCGAGGGGCTGCCGGTGGTGGACGACGAGGAGGAGTCCTGA
- a CDS encoding FKBP-type peptidyl-prolyl cis-trans isomerase, whose translation MSDDGMTTTPSGLQYRDEEVGTGREAKRGDHVTVHYTGTLENGRKFDSSRDRNRPFEFDLGAGMVIRGWDEGVAGMKVGGRRRLVIPPGLGYGSRAVGPIPPDSTLVFEVELLDVR comes from the coding sequence GTGAGCGACGACGGGATGACCACCACCCCCTCCGGGCTTCAGTACCGGGACGAGGAGGTGGGGACGGGGCGCGAGGCGAAGCGCGGGGACCACGTCACGGTCCACTACACGGGGACGCTGGAGAACGGGCGCAAGTTCGACAGCAGCCGCGACCGCAACCGCCCCTTCGAGTTCGACCTGGGAGCGGGGATGGTGATCCGCGGCTGGGACGAGGGGGTGGCGGGGATGAAGGTGGGTGGCCGGCGCCGGCTGGTGATCCCGCCCGGGCTGGGCTACGGCTCGCGCGCCGTGGGCCCGATCCCGCCCGACTCGACGCTGGTGTTCGAGGTGGAGCTGCTGGACGTGCGCTGA